The nucleotide sequence ACCTGCGCCGCGAGTACGCGATATCGCGCGAGGAGCAGGACGACCTGGCGCTGACCTCGCACCGGCGGGCCGTCGCGGCCCAGGAGTCCGGTGTCCTGGCCGAGGAGATCGTCCCGGTCGTGGTGCGTACCAGGAAGGGTGAGGAGACTGTCGCGCTCGACGAGCATCCTCGCCCCGACGCGTCGGCGGAGTCGCTGGCGAGGCTCCGCCCGATCCTGCTTAACGGCGATCCCGAGGCGACGGTGACCGCGGGCAACGCCAGCGGCCAGAACGACGCGGCGGCGATGTGCGTCGTCACCACCCGGGAGCGGGCCGAGCGGCTGGGGCTGCGTCCCCTGGTCCGCCTGGTGTCCTGGGGGCTGGCCGGGGTGCGGCCGGACGTCATGGGCATCGGGCCGGTGCCCGCCACCGCCGCGGCCCTGGAGCGGGCCGGGCTGGGACTGGCCGACATGGACGTCATCGAACTGAACGAGGCGTTCGCCGCGCAGGCCCTGGCGGTCATGCGCGCGTGGGAGTTCGGCGCGGACGACCAGGCGCGTACCAACATCCACGGCTCGGGGATCTCCCTGGGCCACCCGGTGGGCGCGACCGGCGTGCGCATGCTGGGCTCCCTCGCGCGCGAGCTGCATCGGCGCGAGGCGCGGTACGGCCTGGAGACGATGTGCATCGGCGGCGGCCAGGGTCTCGCGGCGGTCTTCGAACGCGTCGTCTGACGCCGTCGGGCCGTCCGGGCGACCGCGGGGCCGCCGCGGTGCGCCGCGCGGACCACCCGGCGGGCCGGGCGTCGTCGGCGCGGCCGGGGCGTTCCGGGGGCGTGCGGCGCGGCGTCCGGAAAGCCCTGATACGGGAATCCTCCGGAACCGTTGACCGGCCCTAATTCATGACTATGATATTTCCAAGTTCATGCGCATCATATTCATATTCGACGAGTGAGGAGGAGCCGTGCGTGCTCTCTGGGTTCGGTCTTCGATAGCGGCGGCTGCGGCATTCTCGCTCGCCGCGTGCGCGGGCGGGGCCGGCTCCTCCGGGTCCGGCGGGCCCAACGGGATCCGCGTGCTGGTCACCCCCGGAACGGTGTGGAGCGTCCCGCTCCAGGCCGCGAAGGACCAGGGCTACTTCGACCAGGCCGGCGTCAACGTCTCGGTCGACGAGGTCTCCGGCGGCATGGGGGCGTCCCAGCTGCTGGCCAGCAACTCCGAGGAGTTCGGCGTCGCCTCGCCCTCGCAGGCGCTGGCGGCGATCCAGGGCGGCCAGGACATGGTTGTCGGATGCGGTGCCAACACCGCCACCCCCACGTCCCTGGTCGCCCCGAAGGGCAGCTCGCTCCCCTCGGTGGCCTCCGGGGCCTCGCCCGAGGACGTGCTGCGCGCGCTCAAGGGCAAGTCCATCGGCATCCCCGCCGCGGTGGGCACCGGAACGGCCAACCTCATGGCCAAGACGCTGGCGGGCGCCGGGCTCAAGGACGGCGACTACACCCTCGTGAACATCGGCACCGGCGCGGCGGCCCAGGCCGCCATCATCTCCAAGCGCGTCGACGCCGCCATGGCGGTCACGCCGACCGTGGAGCCCATGATCACCGACGGCGTGGCCACCGAACTGGTGGAACTCTCGGAGACCGTCCCGGACTACCAGCTCATCGGCGCGGTCTGGGTCGCCAAGAGTTCGTGGGTGAAGTCCCACCAGGAGGCCGCGGCCGGCTTCTGCAAGGCGATCGGGCAGGCGTACGCCTACCTGCAGGACCCCGCCAACGCCGACGCGGTCGACAAGCTCGTGTCCAAGGCCGTCGGCTCCAACGTGTCCGACGAGGCGG is from Yinghuangia sp. ASG 101 and encodes:
- a CDS encoding ABC transporter substrate-binding protein, with the translated sequence MRALWVRSSIAAAAAFSLAACAGGAGSSGSGGPNGIRVLVTPGTVWSVPLQAAKDQGYFDQAGVNVSVDEVSGGMGASQLLASNSEEFGVASPSQALAAIQGGQDMVVGCGANTATPTSLVAPKGSSLPSVASGASPEDVLRALKGKSIGIPAAVGTGTANLMAKTLAGAGLKDGDYTLVNIGTGAAAQAAIISKRVDAAMAVTPTVEPMITDGVATELVELSETVPDYQLIGAVWVAKSSWVKSHQEAAAGFCKAIGQAYAYLQDPANADAVDKLVSKAVGSNVSDEAVDAIRANFTVLTAEVPRESMDKTIATLTDIGVLKADPAVTYDQAVQIAK
- a CDS encoding acetyl-CoA C-acetyltransferase, translated to MRDAVVCEPVRTPIGRFGGVLKSLSAAELGVAALRGLIERTGIAPDVIDDVVLGHCNANSEAPAIGRVVALDAGLPVTVPGMHVDRRCGSGLQAVLQAAMQVQTGMAEVVVAGGTESMSNAAFYTTGIRWGAEGASVVLHDGLARARATAGGRNHPVPGGMLETAENLRREYAISREEQDDLALTSHRRAVAAQESGVLAEEIVPVVVRTRKGEETVALDEHPRPDASAESLARLRPILLNGDPEATVTAGNASGQNDAAAMCVVTTRERAERLGLRPLVRLVSWGLAGVRPDVMGIGPVPATAAALERAGLGLADMDVIELNEAFAAQALAVMRAWEFGADDQARTNIHGSGISLGHPVGATGVRMLGSLARELHRREARYGLETMCIGGGQGLAAVFERVV